From the genome of Streptomyces sp. NBC_01116, one region includes:
- a CDS encoding MFS transporter — protein MPNSQAPAAEGPAAETGRPPSSSRRRWAVLVVVAGSLFLSGVDLTVLHVAMPSVSRDLRPGAAQVLWIVDVYSLALAATLVTCGTLGDRIGRRRMVLSGLLAFGLSSLACSFAVSTAQLIPARAALGVSAAMIMASTVAIIRVTFTDSRERAFAIGVWTSAHSVGATVGPLIGGLVSERWGWGAVFLVNVPVAAVLLVVGARVIPESRNPVPRRWDLLSVVLSVVGLAGVVYALKQAGEHAGINGAFLVTALGGTALLLLFVRRQQRLEEPLLDLSLFSERRFSAAVLCVIGCFGGYVALLFFLTQWLQQVGGYQPLHAGLALMPLAAANAVGAVTAPASASRWGNRVTLTAALLLFALAYAVIAVLGDPGRYGTLLPALLVAGFGAGIVMTLGADVIMGAARPERSGEAAAVQETSFELGAGLGVAVLGSVMTLVYGTAVPTVPGLGAGRQETVGESFTSAQELMAHLPPATADAVLAAARHAYDRGFAAVAATATLGLVVTAAVAAVMLRPRKGDQA, from the coding sequence ATGCCGAACAGTCAAGCGCCCGCAGCGGAAGGCCCGGCGGCGGAGACCGGCCGGCCGCCCTCCTCGTCACGGCGCCGGTGGGCGGTGCTGGTCGTGGTGGCGGGCAGCCTCTTCCTGTCCGGGGTCGACCTCACCGTGCTGCACGTCGCCATGCCGAGCGTGAGCCGGGACCTCCGGCCCGGTGCGGCGCAGGTGCTGTGGATCGTCGACGTGTACTCCCTGGCGCTCGCCGCCACGCTGGTCACCTGCGGAACCCTGGGCGACCGGATCGGCCGGCGCCGGATGGTGCTCAGCGGCCTTCTCGCCTTCGGGCTGTCCTCGCTGGCGTGCTCCTTCGCGGTGAGCACCGCGCAACTCATCCCCGCACGCGCGGCCCTGGGCGTCAGCGCGGCGATGATCATGGCTTCGACGGTGGCGATCATCAGGGTCACCTTCACCGACAGCCGCGAGCGGGCCTTCGCGATCGGTGTGTGGACCTCCGCGCACAGCGTCGGGGCGACGGTCGGGCCGCTGATCGGCGGGCTGGTCTCCGAACGGTGGGGCTGGGGGGCCGTCTTCCTGGTGAACGTGCCCGTCGCCGCCGTCCTCCTCGTCGTGGGGGCGCGCGTGATCCCGGAGTCGAGGAACCCCGTGCCCCGACGCTGGGACCTGCTGAGCGTGGTGCTCTCCGTCGTCGGCCTGGCCGGTGTCGTGTACGCCCTGAAGCAGGCCGGCGAACACGCGGGGATCAACGGCGCCTTCCTGGTCACGGCGCTCGGCGGCACGGCACTGCTGCTCCTCTTCGTGCGCCGTCAACAACGCCTGGAAGAACCACTGTTGGACCTCTCGCTCTTCTCCGAGCGGCGCTTCTCCGCCGCCGTCCTCTGCGTGATCGGCTGTTTCGGCGGCTACGTCGCCCTGCTGTTCTTCCTCACCCAGTGGCTCCAGCAGGTGGGCGGCTACCAGCCCCTGCACGCCGGACTCGCCCTGATGCCGTTGGCCGCGGCCAACGCCGTCGGCGCCGTCACCGCGCCCGCGTCGGCGAGCCGTTGGGGCAACCGCGTGACGCTCACCGCGGCGCTGCTGCTGTTCGCCCTCGCGTACGCGGTCATCGCCGTCCTCGGCGACCCGGGCCGGTACGGAACACTGCTCCCGGCCCTGCTCGTCGCGGGATTCGGCGCGGGCATCGTGATGACGCTGGGCGCCGACGTCATCATGGGCGCGGCCCGGCCCGAACGCTCGGGGGAGGCCGCCGCCGTCCAGGAGACCTCCTTCGAACTCGGCGCGGGCCTCGGCGTCGCGGTCCTCGGCAGCGTCATGACCCTCGTGTACGGCACCGCCGTCCCGACGGTGCCCGGCCTCGGCGCCGGCCGGCAGGAGACGGTGGGAGAGTCGTTCACCTCGGCCCAGGAACTCATGGCGCACCTGCCGCCGGCGACCGCGGACGCCGTGCTGGCCGCCGCCCGCCACGCCTACGACCGCGGCTTCGCCGCGGTGGCGGCGACCGCGACGCTCGGCCTGGTCGTCACGGCGGCCGTGGCGGCCGTCATGCTGCGCCCGCGCAAGGGCGACCAGGCCTGA
- a CDS encoding arsenate reductase family protein: MEIWINPACSKCRGALTLLDAEGAEYTVRRYLEDVPSPEEIRAVLDRLGLEPWDITRTREAAAKELGLKDWPREAGSRERWIVALSEHPKLIQRPIITAEDGTAVVARSEEAVRDALGR; this comes from the coding sequence ATGGAGATCTGGATCAATCCGGCCTGTTCGAAGTGCCGCGGCGCGCTCACCCTGCTCGACGCGGAAGGGGCCGAGTACACCGTCCGCCGCTACTTGGAGGACGTGCCCTCGCCCGAGGAGATCCGGGCCGTGCTGGACCGGCTCGGTCTGGAGCCCTGGGACATCACGCGGACGCGGGAGGCGGCGGCGAAGGAGCTGGGGCTGAAGGACTGGCCGCGGGAGGCCGGCTCGCGGGAGCGGTGGATCGTCGCGCTGTCGGAGCACCCGAAGCTGATCCAGCGGCCGATCATCACCGCCGAGGACGGTACGGCCGTGGTGGCGCGGAGCGAGGAAGCGGTGCGGGACGCGTTGGGGCGGTAG
- a CDS encoding carboxymuconolactone decarboxylase family protein, whose protein sequence is MTTTEIKTNDRTTTPATTVRSNSATGRLDFAKSAPKVFRAVIGLDAAARAGLDPTLVELVQIRASHLNRCAYCLHMHTTDARKAGESEERLHMVAVWQEADHFFTGREQAALALTDAVTRIGDAGVPDEVYDRAAAHFDEEELAHLLALILTINTWNRIALATARRAGTDER, encoded by the coding sequence ATGACGACGACGGAGATCAAGACGAACGACCGCACCACCACCCCGGCCACCACCGTCCGGAGCAACAGCGCCACCGGCCGGCTCGACTTCGCGAAGAGCGCCCCGAAGGTCTTCCGGGCCGTGATCGGCCTGGACGCGGCGGCCCGCGCGGGCCTGGACCCGACGCTGGTCGAGCTGGTCCAGATCCGCGCCTCGCACCTGAACCGCTGCGCGTACTGCCTGCACATGCACACCACGGACGCGCGCAAGGCGGGCGAGAGCGAGGAGCGCCTGCACATGGTCGCGGTGTGGCAGGAGGCGGACCACTTCTTCACCGGGCGGGAGCAGGCCGCCCTGGCCCTCACGGACGCGGTCACCCGGATCGGGGACGCCGGCGTACCGGACGAGGTCTACGACCGGGCGGCGGCCCACTTCGACGAGGAGGAGCTGGCCCACCTGCTGGCCCTGATCCTCACGATCAACACCTGGAACCGCATCGCCCTGGCCACCGCCAGGCGCGCGGGCACGGACGAACGCTGA